One window of Plasmodium falciparum 3D7 genome assembly, chromosome: 7 genomic DNA carries:
- a CDS encoding tRNA pseudouridine synthase D, putative yields the protein MVFLDIRNNLLRLRHDLNLIVTRKKCHKFIGASHNYCSVYLEEEDVGINHFMSDLLDIEKDEKVKGEKKMNKTNNIEKGKDNLECVFKYKCEDFHVYEINKNRNILNLKYIREKLMSDKLKSKEYDSYKKNNMLIYLNQYNKSLQDNVLKNNYKEKEERIENNLNILLNNHSNEECLHFILYKVNKDTQEAIREISKVSGIPITSFHYSGFKDKRSVSTQIISTKLNYLKELNNLKDYYINKKNKKLLICNIEKVRDKKKIELGEHYGNKFIVVLRNVQNNEDYLRDRLKYIKKYGFINYFGMQRFGIYKNTFNKGRVLISRNYKEYINYVLDPHIFEKRQYCGNHIKDSISIYMKKACELYHKRGKDGDRVKNASVAFRYITHKMNKLLTKIREHEKESTLMVPFNNNINSSSSSSIQYKNEINIKMNSHINSNSKNKNYVNHKYLYSYMTNSEYEAFILLRNLYLFEKNKKDMNNMSFNEMDKKDNLDNIKEQHDDNNFYINKIRCVKGISMETRRFHMHSYSAKIFNLLTSYRLYNFGIILTKGDYIITKEKQTQSKELKNQHNYITIYDNETNCFNIHNVVLPVLGSMSPRLSYLNVFLSFYRKYYMKNVRLVFMEILFYLIYILYEDNLFRPKENVVSTFLRNLKEYVFSIEKKTNNFTINESIHIFCKDILFKKYPIKNIVHLIKVFDKYINSFEYEYGMTCVFRNIIVLPKNLYFSFTKYNEPKVKFVQDLYLINVSNKNDMFNTEDNNENNKKLKNYTIINDHMRYDKSLTTTQIKVEHDSKDIYGKNDTLSYNQGDFKNNISKKNVIYNYNALILSFSLYSSSYATMLIRELYGKKNELLVHNLIKNCKKYDQRIKDSK from the coding sequence ATGGTTTTTCTTGATATtcgaaataatttattacgTTTAAGGCATGACCTAAATTTAATTGTAACCCGTAAGAAATGTCATAAATTCATTGGCGCTTCACATAATTATTGTTCTGTATATttagaagaagaagatgTTGGTATTAATCATTTTATGAGTGATTTATTAGATAtagaaaaagatgaaaaggtaaaaggagaaaaaaaaatgaataaaactaataatatagaaaaaggAAAGGATAATTTAGAATGCGTCTTTAAATATAAGTGTGAAGATTTTCACGTTTATGAAATTAATAAGAATAGAaacattttaaatttaaaatatataagagaaaaattaatgagtgataaattaaaaagcAAAGAATATGATagttataaaaagaataatatgctaatatatttgaatcaatataataaatcattacaagataatgttttaaaaaataattataaagaaaaggaagaaagaatagaaaataatttgaatatattactTAATAATCATTCGAATGAAGAAtgtttacattttattttatacaaaGTTAATAAAGATACTCAAGAAGCAATACGAGAAATTAGTAAAGTGTCAGGGATTCCAATTACAAGTTTTCACTATTCAGGTTTTAAAGATAAAAGAAGTGTTTCTACTCAAATAATATCAACTAAATTAAATTAcctaaaagaattaaataatttaaaagattactatataaataaaaagaataaaaagttattaatatgtaatatagaaaaggtgagagataaaaaaaaaattgaattaGGAGAACATTATGGAAATAAGTTTATAGTAGTATTGAGAAATGtacaaaataatgaagacTATTTAAGAGATagattaaaatatataaagaaatatggatttataaattattttggtATGCAAAGAtttggtatatataaaaatacatttaataaagGTAGGGTACTTATATCAAGAAACtataaggaatatataaattatgtctTGGATCCccatatttttgaaaaacgACAATATTGTGGAAATCATATTAAAGATAGTATAagtatttatatgaaaaaagctTGTGAACTGTATCATAAAAGAGGAAAAGATGGGGACAGAGTGAAGAACGCATCAGTTGCATTTCGTTATATTACTCATAAGATGAATAAATTATTGACTAAAATAAGAGAACATGAAAAGGAATCGACATTAATGGTaccatttaataataatattaatagtagtagtagtagtagtatacaatataaaaacgaaattaatattaaaatgaatagccatataaatagtaatagtaaaaataaaaattatgtgaatcataaatatttgtattcTTATATGACAAATTCTGAATATGAAGCTTTTATTCTTCTTCgaaatttatatcttttcgaaaagaataaaaaggaCATGAATAATATGTCATTTAATGAAATggataaaaaagataatttggataatataaaggaacaacatgatgataataatttttatataaataaaataagatgTGTTAAAGGAATAAGTATGGAAACAAGAAGATTTCATATGCATTCTTATAGTGCAAagatatttaatttattaacatcttatagattatataattttggaATAATATTAACTAAAGGTGATTATATAATTACTAAAGAAAAGCAAACACAatcaaaagaattaaaaaatcagcataattatataacaatatatgataatgaaacaaattgttttaatatacataatgttGTTTTACCAGTTCTTGGTAGTATGTCCCCTAGGTTATCatatttaaatgtatttttatcgttctatagaaaatattatatgaagaatGTGAGATTAGTTTTTatggaaatattattttatttaatttatatattatatgaagatAATTTATTTAGACCTAAAGAAAATGTAGTTAGTACTTTTTTAAgaaatttaaaagaatatgtattttcgatagaaaaaaaaactaataaTTTTACGATTAATGAatcaatacatatattttgtaaagatattttatttaaaaaatatcccattaaaaatatagtaCATTTGATAAAAGTATTTGATAAGTATATAAATTCCTTTGAATATGAATATGGAATGACTTGTGTTTTTAGaaatataattgtattacccaaaaatttatatttctcttttactaaatataatgaaccCAAAGTAAAATTTGTTCaagatttatatttaataaacgTATCAAATAAAAACGATATGTTTAATACagaagataataatgaaaataataaaaaattaaaaaattatacaataataaatgatCATATGAGGTATGATAAAAGTTTGACAACAACTCAAATTAAAGTAGAACACGAttcaaaagatatatatggtAAAAACGATACTTTGTCATATAACCAAGgtgattttaaaaataatataagtaaaaaaaatgtaatatataattataatgctTTGATATTAAGCTTTAGTTTATATTCTTCGTCTTATGCTACTATGTTGATAAGAGAATtgtatggaaaaaaaaatgagttGTTAGTGCACAATCTgataaaaaattgtaaaaaatatgatcaaAGGATAAAAGATTCAAAATga